The following coding sequences lie in one Mercenaria mercenaria strain notata unplaced genomic scaffold, MADL_Memer_1 contig_4350, whole genome shotgun sequence genomic window:
- the LOC128553812 gene encoding receptor-type tyrosine-protein phosphatase delta-like: MSDKSIWIEWEQPPQDDYSCEVQEYKIKYRKIQNQQFREAEAVMNQSVALPSSSFIVFNVPRAPDLITNFTLPDLEPSTEYEICVLASGIVGDGPCSNSIFVTTFCPAPGPARKVKGKGGTRKISLAWDPPIETQTFGPVLGYKISCRKRNSRDDFNQRETEQLDFEFSNLDDKTLYEIKVVAYNESGDSPEELLEVQTLPSAPGPARKVKGKGGTRKISLAWDPPIETQTFGPVLGYKISCRKRNSRDDFNQRETEQLDFEFSNLDDKTWYEIRVVAYNESGDSPEELLEVQTLPSDFRFISAFVRARILMKSQRL; encoded by the exons ATGAGCGATAAATCCATATGGATAGAATGGGAACAACCACCTCAGGATGATTACAGCTGTGAAGTGCAAGAGTACAAAATCAAgtatagaaaaatacaaaatcaacAATTTAGGGAAGCTGAAGCTGTGATGAATCAGTCTGTAGCTTTACCAAGTTCTAGTTTCATAGTGTTCAATGTACCAAGAGCTCCAGACCTCATCACTAACTTTACCTTACCTGACTTGGAACCATCAACAGAATACGAAATCTGTGTGTTAGCCTCAGGAATAGTTGGTGATGGTCCCTGTTCCAATTCCATATTTGTGACCACATTCTGTCCTG CACCTGGACCAGCTAGGAAAGTGAAAGGCAAAGGAGGTACCCGGAAGATATCACTTGCCTGGGATCCACCTATTGAGACTCAGACATTTGGACCAGTTCTTGGTTACAAAATCTCTTGTCGCAAACGAAATTCAAGGGATGATTTCAATCAACGTGAAACAGAACAGCTTGATTTTGAGTTTTCAAATTTAGATGATAAGACATTGTATGAAATCAAAGTGGTTGCCTACAATGAATCAGGTGATAGCCCAGAAGAGTTATTGGAGGTGCAGACTTTGCCATCAG CACCAGGACCAGCTAGGAAAGTGAAAGGCAAAGGAGGTACCCGGAAGATATCACTTGCCTGGGATCCACCTATTGAGACTCAGACATTTGGACCAGTTCTTGGTTACAAAATCTCTTGTCGCAAACGAAATTCAAGGGATGATTTCAATCAACGTGAAACAGAACAGCTTGATTTTGAGTTTTCAAATTTAGATGATAAGACATGGTATGAAATCAGAGTGGTTGCCTACAATGAATCAGGTGATAGCCCAGAAGAGTTATTGGAGGTGCAGACTTTGCCATCAG